In Streptomyces sp. NBC_00306, a single genomic region encodes these proteins:
- a CDS encoding nitrate- and nitrite sensing domain-containing protein, translated as MQKKRPQAPLVPETFPAQETSPDPVARGRTKRVRNRLVAGVAVVGLVVIAAGTPGILNASAELTESQRLVTLAGLNREAVTLAHSLADERDEVTSYIAAGREAQKGEEKDRRVVSDSTSARVDRQIDEIGSLISGDHAGLRRELAAVPSVRRTALTGKGTATEAHRAYSAVIAHLHAVADELTEKTPPRAWGASRTASGGDTRAPAELGLAVEQASATRGLLLAALAVPGKGTTETIDPITGLPVQEEEADAPGDALRNGLSGAAQQARVRELAALADFDQAAGKGARDSLAATVTGPEIKTAEGYLARLTDQPVLSKGERKSDHEKVEASLTARIEQMRSVESSLASGRITSFEKLRDDDVTALELQIALVGGLLILAIGVSSAVARTLTRPLAVLRIGAARLAAAPEVEEPVRFTGRNDEFAQVVRSLNTLHGKLSDLSLRAERLEGDRGDLAGARDELAAELATGRAELQQRTEELTAELTRLRATIDHTFVNLSLRTLGLVERQLGVIEKLEDREQDPERLATLFKLDHMATVMRRHSENLLVLAGAEHGHANPGPVPLVDVLRAAVSEIERYERVVIQSLPPHAQVAGFAADDLSHLVAELLENATSFSPPDAQVELSGWLLESGEVMLSVQDSGIGMTGGRLAELNARLDDPEGFETRPGKDGDGLGLRVAGLLAARHGVRVQLREQKQGGITAVVVLSRGLLPKEPPAEQHTARTAGATPAVQQPGSVAEANSNALPSSPRQLAHDADPLVAAAEASVRAAEAEAETHERTPDGEPETAGTDQATFEMRLPETAEPAAQAPSPVPAQAPAETQDRTQARPAEPEARPRPEPAGDRPAPVWDRVTDKGLPKRTPKVVQPATTPGERTGSVDADALRRRLGGFQQAAEEGRRDAQAEIERTAPRTTTEDAGDTVEEARS; from the coding sequence GTGCAGAAGAAGCGGCCTCAGGCCCCCCTGGTCCCTGAGACGTTCCCGGCGCAGGAGACCTCGCCGGACCCTGTCGCGCGCGGCCGCACGAAGCGGGTGCGCAACCGGCTGGTCGCGGGCGTCGCCGTCGTCGGCCTCGTCGTCATCGCCGCGGGCACGCCCGGCATCCTGAACGCCTCCGCCGAACTGACCGAGTCCCAGCGCCTCGTCACCCTCGCCGGCCTCAACCGCGAGGCCGTCACCCTCGCCCACTCGCTCGCCGACGAGCGCGACGAGGTCACCTCGTACATCGCGGCCGGACGCGAGGCCCAGAAGGGCGAGGAGAAGGACCGGCGGGTCGTCTCCGACAGCACGAGCGCCCGCGTCGACCGGCAGATCGACGAGATCGGCAGCCTCATCTCCGGCGACCACGCCGGACTGCGGCGTGAACTGGCCGCCGTGCCCTCCGTGCGCCGCACCGCCCTGACGGGCAAGGGCACCGCCACCGAGGCCCACCGCGCGTACTCCGCGGTCATCGCCCATCTGCACGCGGTCGCCGACGAACTCACCGAGAAGACCCCGCCGCGCGCCTGGGGGGCATCCCGGACCGCGTCCGGCGGCGACACCCGCGCGCCCGCCGAACTCGGGCTCGCGGTCGAGCAGGCGTCCGCCACCCGCGGGCTGCTGCTCGCCGCGCTCGCCGTGCCGGGCAAGGGCACCACCGAGACCATCGACCCGATCACCGGGCTGCCCGTCCAGGAGGAGGAGGCCGACGCGCCGGGCGACGCCCTGCGCAACGGCCTCAGCGGCGCGGCCCAGCAGGCCCGCGTACGCGAACTCGCCGCGCTCGCCGACTTCGACCAGGCCGCCGGCAAGGGCGCCCGCGATTCGCTGGCGGCCACCGTCACCGGACCCGAGATCAAGACCGCCGAGGGCTATCTCGCCCGGCTGACGGACCAGCCGGTGCTCTCCAAGGGAGAGCGCAAGTCCGACCACGAGAAGGTCGAGGCCTCGCTGACCGCCCGCATCGAGCAGATGCGCAGCGTCGAGTCCTCCCTCGCCTCCGGCCGGATCACCAGCTTCGAGAAGCTGCGGGACGACGATGTCACCGCCCTGGAACTCCAGATCGCCCTCGTCGGCGGTCTGCTGATCCTCGCCATCGGCGTCTCCTCGGCCGTCGCGCGCACCCTCACCCGGCCGCTCGCCGTCCTGCGCATCGGCGCGGCCCGCCTCGCGGCGGCCCCCGAGGTGGAGGAGCCCGTACGCTTCACCGGCCGCAACGACGAGTTCGCCCAGGTCGTACGGTCCCTCAACACCCTGCACGGCAAGCTGAGCGACCTCTCCCTGCGCGCCGAGCGGCTGGAGGGCGACCGCGGCGACCTGGCCGGTGCACGCGACGAACTGGCCGCCGAACTCGCCACCGGCCGCGCCGAACTGCAGCAGCGCACCGAGGAGCTGACCGCCGAACTCACCCGGCTGCGCGCGACGATCGACCACACCTTCGTCAACCTCTCGCTGCGCACCCTCGGCCTCGTGGAGCGTCAGCTCGGCGTGATCGAGAAGCTGGAGGACCGCGAGCAGGACCCGGAGCGGCTCGCCACCCTCTTCAAGCTCGACCACATGGCCACCGTGATGCGCCGGCACAGCGAGAACCTCCTGGTCCTCGCCGGCGCCGAACACGGCCACGCGAACCCCGGCCCCGTGCCCCTCGTCGACGTGCTGCGCGCGGCCGTGAGCGAGATCGAGCGGTACGAGCGGGTGGTCATCCAGTCGCTGCCGCCGCACGCCCAGGTCGCCGGCTTCGCCGCCGACGACCTCAGCCATCTGGTCGCCGAACTGCTGGAGAACGCCACCTCCTTCTCCCCGCCGGACGCGCAGGTCGAGCTCTCGGGCTGGCTGCTGGAGAGCGGCGAGGTGATGCTCTCCGTGCAGGACAGCGGCATAGGGATGACCGGTGGCCGGCTCGCCGAACTCAACGCGCGGCTGGACGACCCCGAGGGGTTCGAGACCCGTCCGGGCAAGGACGGCGACGGCCTCGGGCTGCGGGTCGCCGGTCTGCTGGCCGCACGCCACGGCGTACGGGTCCAGCTGCGGGAGCAGAAGCAGGGCGGCATCACCGCGGTCGTCGTGCTGTCCAGGGGGCTGCTGCCCAAGGAGCCGCCGGCCGAGCAGCACACCGCGAGGACGGCGGGCGCCACGCCCGCGGTCCAGCAGCCGGGTTCGGTCGCCGAGGCCAACTCCAACGCCCTGCCCAGCAGTCCGCGACAGCTCGCCCACGACGCCGACCCGCTGGTGGCGGCCGCGGAGGCCTCCGTCCGGGCGGCCGAGGCGGAGGCGGAGACGCACGAGCGCACGCCCGACGGGGAGCCGGAGACCGCCGGGACGGACCAGGCGACGTTCGAGATGCGCCTGCCGGAGACGGCGGAGCCCGCGGCGCAGGCACCGTCCCCGGTTCCCGCCCAGGCTCCTGCCGAGACCCAGGACCGGACCCAGGCGCGGCCCGCCGAGCCCGAGGCCCGGCCGCGGCCGGAGCCCGCCGGTGACCGGCCCGCGCCCGTCTGGGACCGCGTCACCGACAAGGGCCTGCCCAAGCGGACGCCCAAGGTCGTCCAGCCCGCCACCACGCCCGGCGAGCGCACCGGCAGCGTCGATGCCGACGCCCTGCGCCGCAGGCTCGGCGGCTTCCAGCAGGCGGCCGAGGAGGGCCGCCGCGATGCGCAGGCGGAGATCGAGCGCACCGCACCACGGACAACAACAGAAGATGCGGGGGACACAGTCGAGGAGGCACGCAGTTGA
- a CDS encoding C40 family peptidase, which translates to MSGRLLRTVCTAALAAATVIAAVPAAAEPVPEPPGGHAADAVTGQEDGTGEEPVEETGGPESGSDEAAGTSGSAAARPATVPQMLTRLRTLYLQAEEAGEAYNATEEQLRAQQARTAALGRELATARNALADSRGDAGRLAREQYQGRSELSAYVRLLLARDPQHALDEDHLMERAAADRLATTDRLERGARRASALAAASRAALDKEQTLAARQKRARDTAAVRLKAVEEMLASLSPEEVAALTALEESDTAEAQKKILDSGVLGGKRMPTEEGGKALRYAVEQIGKPYLWGAEGPASYDCSGLTSEAWAAAGRTIPRTSQDQWEELPKVPLRSLRPGDLVIYFPGATHVALYLGDGMVVQAPRPGATVKVSPIAANPLLGAVRPDPKGSPLEEYTPPRLPEGATAGPDTGYSAAGAPEAPATSAR; encoded by the coding sequence GTGTCAGGCAGGTTGCTGCGCACGGTCTGTACGGCGGCCCTGGCCGCGGCGACGGTGATCGCGGCGGTACCGGCCGCGGCGGAGCCCGTACCGGAACCGCCGGGTGGGCACGCGGCCGACGCCGTCACCGGTCAGGAGGACGGGACCGGCGAGGAGCCGGTGGAGGAGACCGGCGGACCGGAGTCCGGCAGCGACGAGGCGGCCGGCACCTCCGGGAGCGCGGCTGCCCGGCCCGCCACCGTCCCCCAGATGCTCACCCGGCTCCGGACGCTGTACCTCCAGGCCGAGGAGGCCGGCGAGGCGTACAACGCCACCGAGGAGCAGCTCAGGGCCCAGCAGGCCCGGACCGCCGCCCTCGGCCGTGAGCTCGCCACGGCCCGCAACGCCCTCGCCGACAGCCGCGGCGACGCCGGGCGCCTCGCCCGCGAGCAGTACCAGGGCCGCTCCGAACTCTCCGCCTACGTCCGGCTCCTCCTCGCCCGCGACCCCCAGCACGCCCTGGACGAGGACCATCTGATGGAACGCGCGGCCGCCGACCGGCTGGCGACCACCGACCGGCTGGAGAGGGGCGCCCGGCGCGCGTCCGCGCTCGCGGCGGCCTCCCGCGCGGCGCTCGACAAGGAGCAGACGCTCGCCGCCCGGCAGAAGCGGGCCCGCGACACGGCGGCCGTCCGGCTGAAGGCCGTCGAGGAGATGCTCGCCTCGCTCTCCCCCGAGGAGGTCGCCGCACTGACCGCGCTGGAGGAGTCGGACACCGCCGAGGCGCAGAAGAAGATCCTCGACTCCGGGGTCCTCGGCGGGAAGCGGATGCCGACCGAGGAGGGCGGCAAGGCGCTGCGGTACGCGGTGGAGCAGATCGGCAAGCCGTATCTGTGGGGCGCGGAGGGTCCCGCTTCGTACGACTGCTCGGGGCTGACCTCCGAGGCCTGGGCGGCGGCGGGACGCACCATTCCGCGTACCAGCCAGGACCAGTGGGAGGAACTCCCCAAGGTCCCGCTGCGCTCGCTGCGCCCGGGTGATCTGGTGATCTACTTCCCCGGGGCCACCCATGTGGCCCTGTATCTGGGCGACGGCATGGTGGTCCAGGCGCCGCGTCCCGGGGCCACGGTGAAGGTCTCCCCCATCGCGGCGAACCCGTTGCTCGGCGCGGTGCGGCCCGACCCGAAGGGCAGCCCGCTGGAGGAGTACACCCCGCCGCGGCTCCCGGAGGGCGCCACGGCGGGGCCGGACACCGGCTACTCGGCGGCGGGAGCCCCGGAGGCCCCGGCGACCTCGGCCAGATAG
- a CDS encoding GTP-binding protein, with amino-acid sequence MDSAASDTLPSPTAPTVPEPATGPPPAADEGLKAWQLDHTRAPTATKVVVAGGFGAGKTTFVGAVSEITPLQTEALMTAASEETDDLTSTPDKTTTTVAMDFGRITLDDDLVLYVFGTPGQQRFWFMWDDLVRGAIGAIVLADTRRLQDCFPALDYFESSGLPYIVAVNHFEGSELFEAEDVREALTVPAHVPVVIMDARSRITVIESLLALVAHALEATPEQS; translated from the coding sequence GTGGACTCCGCCGCCTCTGACACGCTGCCCTCCCCGACCGCTCCGACCGTCCCGGAGCCGGCGACCGGTCCGCCGCCGGCCGCCGACGAGGGCCTCAAGGCCTGGCAGCTCGACCACACCCGTGCCCCCACCGCCACCAAGGTCGTGGTCGCGGGCGGCTTCGGCGCGGGCAAGACGACCTTCGTCGGCGCGGTCTCCGAGATCACACCTCTGCAGACCGAGGCGCTGATGACGGCGGCGAGCGAGGAGACCGACGACCTCACCTCGACGCCCGACAAGACGACCACCACCGTCGCCATGGACTTCGGCCGGATCACGCTGGACGACGACCTCGTCCTGTACGTGTTCGGGACACCCGGCCAGCAGCGCTTCTGGTTCATGTGGGACGACCTGGTGCGCGGTGCGATCGGGGCGATCGTCCTCGCCGACACCCGAAGGCTCCAGGACTGCTTCCCGGCGCTCGACTACTTCGAGAGCAGCGGCCTGCCGTACATCGTGGCCGTCAACCACTTCGAGGGTTCCGAGCTGTTCGAGGCCGAGGACGTGCGGGAGGCCCTGACGGTCCCCGCGCACGTGCCGGTTGTGATCATGGATGCACGCAGCCGGATCACCGTGATCGAATCGCTGCTCGCGCTGGTCGCCCACGCGCTCGAAGCAACCCCCGAACAGTCCTGA
- a CDS encoding styrene monooxygenase/indole monooxygenase family protein, giving the protein MRKILIVGAGQSGLQLALGLQSQGYEVTLMSNRTADEIRSGRVMSTQCMFHTALQHERDLGINFWESQAPRIEGLGVSVAGPESQRVIDWVGKLDGIAQSVDQRVKMAGWMETFAQRGGQLVIHGAAVSDLDFFSRTYDLVLVSAGKGELVSMFGRDASRSPYDAPQRALAVAYVHGLGPRPEHPDFDAVRCNLIPGVGELFVMPTFTTSGRADILFWEGIPGGPLDAFQGVKDPAEHLSLTLELMEKFTPWEYARATKVELTDAGGTLSGRYAPTVRNPIGRLPGGGLVLGVADVVVANDPITGQGSNSASKCAAAYLSSIVEHGDKPFDEAWMQSAFDRYWDTAQHVTKWTNAMLGVPPEHVLNLIGAAGQMQPVADRFANGFNNPADFENFFFDPALTEAYLAEVAGASGAPAAE; this is encoded by the coding sequence ATGCGGAAGATACTCATAGTCGGAGCCGGCCAGTCCGGTCTCCAGCTCGCCCTCGGCCTGCAGTCGCAGGGCTACGAGGTCACCCTGATGTCCAACCGCACGGCCGACGAGATCCGCTCCGGCCGGGTCATGTCGACGCAGTGCATGTTCCACACCGCGCTCCAGCACGAGCGTGATCTGGGCATCAACTTCTGGGAGTCCCAGGCCCCGCGCATCGAGGGCCTCGGCGTCTCCGTCGCGGGACCCGAGTCCCAGCGGGTGATCGACTGGGTGGGCAAGCTGGACGGCATCGCCCAGTCCGTCGACCAGCGGGTGAAGATGGCCGGCTGGATGGAGACGTTCGCCCAGCGCGGCGGACAGCTCGTCATCCACGGTGCGGCCGTCTCCGACCTGGACTTCTTCTCGCGCACCTACGACCTGGTGCTGGTCTCGGCGGGCAAGGGCGAACTGGTCTCGATGTTCGGCCGGGACGCCTCCCGCTCCCCGTACGACGCCCCGCAGCGGGCGCTCGCCGTCGCCTATGTGCACGGCCTCGGCCCGCGCCCCGAGCACCCCGACTTCGACGCGGTGCGCTGCAACCTGATCCCCGGCGTCGGCGAGCTCTTCGTGATGCCGACCTTCACCACCAGCGGTCGGGCGGACATCCTCTTCTGGGAGGGCATCCCCGGCGGCCCGCTCGACGCCTTCCAGGGCGTCAAGGACCCGGCCGAGCACCTCTCCCTGACGCTCGAACTCATGGAGAAGTTCACGCCGTGGGAGTACGCGCGGGCCACGAAGGTCGAACTGACCGACGCGGGCGGCACGCTCTCCGGCCGGTACGCCCCGACCGTGCGCAATCCGATCGGCCGGCTGCCCGGGGGCGGCCTGGTCCTCGGTGTCGCGGACGTGGTCGTCGCCAACGACCCGATCACCGGCCAGGGCTCGAACTCGGCGTCCAAGTGCGCGGCCGCGTACCTCTCCTCGATCGTCGAGCACGGCGACAAGCCGTTCGACGAGGCCTGGATGCAGTCCGCCTTCGACCGCTACTGGGACACGGCCCAGCACGTCACCAAGTGGACGAACGCCATGCTCGGCGTCCCGCCGGAGCACGTGCTCAACCTGATCGGCGCCGCGGGGCAGATGCAACCCGTGGCCGACCGGTTCGCCAACGGCTTCAACAACCCGGCGGACTTCGAGAACTTCTTCTTCGACCCCGCGCTCACCGAGGCCTATCTGGCCGAGGTCGCCGGGGCCTCCGGGGCTCCCGCCGCCGAGTAG
- a CDS encoding ABC transporter substrate-binding protein gives MKTGFTRATAPLALFMLAASLSACGGGGSGSDSDGVTVWMYPVIADPKANAAYWDGIEKAFEKSAPGTELTVEQQPWDNRDQKIATAFGGGKGPDVVLLTPDQIPQFSAGGAITPVDAALKNSTDKFLPATLAAMKQDGKIYGAPIYQTVTTTVYNKKLLASAGIATPPGTWDEIKAAAPKLKQKGVAILDYSASPEASLNLNFYPLLWQAGGTVFDESGKKAAFNSAAGVEALTFLTDLWKAGSVPKSAMTNTNLLADHALGKQEAAMGFSVVLADAELAAKTWGADNVVVGAPLKGPAKEIAFGIPGALSVNAKSKNVDGAQKFLEFMTQPEQIQSLGKASGYFSPRTDVSVPNTSPYAKQYQAALAAVSPGEPNPAARQLMGLLAPEIQAALTGKKSPKEALDDAAKAADDLLARQR, from the coding sequence ATGAAGACAGGCTTCACGCGCGCCACCGCTCCTCTCGCTCTGTTCATGCTCGCCGCCTCTCTCTCCGCGTGCGGGGGCGGCGGCTCGGGCTCCGACTCGGACGGCGTCACCGTCTGGATGTACCCGGTGATCGCCGACCCCAAGGCCAACGCGGCCTACTGGGACGGAATCGAGAAGGCCTTCGAGAAATCGGCACCGGGCACCGAGCTCACCGTCGAGCAGCAGCCGTGGGACAACCGCGACCAGAAGATCGCCACCGCGTTCGGCGGCGGCAAGGGCCCGGACGTCGTCCTGCTCACACCGGACCAGATCCCGCAGTTCTCCGCCGGCGGCGCCATCACGCCCGTGGACGCGGCGCTGAAGAACAGCACCGACAAGTTCCTGCCCGCGACCCTGGCCGCGATGAAGCAGGACGGGAAGATCTACGGCGCGCCGATCTACCAGACCGTCACCACCACGGTCTACAACAAGAAACTGCTCGCCTCGGCGGGTATCGCCACCCCGCCCGGCACCTGGGACGAGATCAAGGCGGCCGCCCCCAAGCTCAAGCAGAAGGGCGTCGCCATACTGGACTACTCGGCGAGCCCCGAGGCCTCGCTGAACCTGAACTTCTACCCGCTGCTGTGGCAGGCCGGCGGCACCGTGTTCGACGAGTCCGGCAAGAAGGCGGCGTTCAACAGCGCCGCCGGTGTCGAGGCGCTCACCTTCCTCACCGACCTGTGGAAGGCCGGCTCGGTCCCCAAATCCGCGATGACGAACACCAACCTCCTCGCCGACCACGCGCTCGGCAAGCAGGAGGCGGCCATGGGCTTCTCCGTCGTGCTCGCCGACGCCGAACTGGCCGCCAAGACCTGGGGAGCGGACAACGTCGTCGTGGGCGCCCCGCTCAAGGGCCCCGCCAAGGAGATCGCCTTCGGCATCCCCGGTGCCCTGAGCGTCAACGCCAAGTCGAAGAATGTGGACGGTGCGCAGAAGTTCCTGGAGTTCATGACCCAGCCGGAGCAGATCCAGTCGCTCGGCAAGGCCAGCGGCTACTTCTCGCCCCGTACGGACGTCAGCGTGCCGAACACCTCGCCGTACGCGAAGCAGTACCAGGCGGCGCTCGCGGCGGTCTCGCCCGGTGAGCCCAACCCCGCGGCCCGCCAGCTGATGGGTCTGCTCGCACCGGAGATCCAGGCGGCGCTGACCGGGAAGAAGAGCCCCAAGGAAGCGCTGGACGACGCGGCGAAGGCGGCCGACGACCTGCTGGCACGGCAGCGTTGA
- a CDS encoding DUF742 domain-containing protein — protein MTSARKLPVRGENRRPARVRPYSLTGGRTRFGHVLLVETFVAALEAPAERRQLPQGALSSRVMPELQAIVELCRRMRTVAEISAILKMPLGVVRVLLSDLADQGKIRVYGTGHGPGRPERALLERVLSGLRRL, from the coding sequence GTGACGTCCGCCCGCAAACTTCCGGTGCGCGGCGAGAACCGCCGCCCCGCCCGCGTACGCCCGTACTCCCTCACCGGAGGCCGCACCCGCTTCGGCCATGTGCTGCTCGTCGAGACCTTCGTCGCGGCGCTGGAGGCCCCCGCCGAACGCAGACAGCTGCCCCAGGGCGCCCTGTCCTCGCGCGTCATGCCCGAGCTCCAGGCCATCGTCGAGCTGTGCCGCCGTATGCGTACCGTCGCCGAGATCTCGGCGATCCTCAAGATGCCACTGGGCGTTGTCCGGGTCCTTCTCAGTGACCTCGCCGACCAGGGAAAGATCCGTGTGTACGGCACCGGGCACGGGCCCGGACGGCCCGAACGCGCACTGCTCGAAAGGGTGCTGAGTGGACTCCGCCGCCTCTGA
- a CDS encoding protein phosphatase 2C domain-containing protein, whose product MRIELATAPGSPERPNEDWASVALPASGQGGTLVVLDGVTPPVSGFGCVHGVPWFTARLGGALIELSGSLRDMTLADALAAAIRRTADAHRDTCDLSHVRTPQATVVMVRWGGPQDDVEHLVLSDSALLLESPDGQVRAVLDDRIDRLPREQLRTHATADLLRNAEGGFFTAAADPAVAARAVTGRTPRSEVRAVAALTDGASRWVDMFAEGSWTECVALLRKEGPQGLIDRVRTIEAAAEELTEVIRWKLHDDAAVVFAEF is encoded by the coding sequence ATGCGTATCGAACTCGCGACCGCACCCGGCTCGCCCGAACGCCCCAACGAGGACTGGGCGTCGGTCGCCCTTCCTGCCTCGGGCCAGGGGGGAACGCTGGTGGTGCTGGACGGTGTGACCCCGCCGGTGTCGGGCTTCGGATGTGTGCACGGGGTGCCCTGGTTCACCGCACGGCTCGGCGGTGCGCTGATCGAACTGTCCGGTTCGCTCCGGGATATGACACTGGCCGATGCGCTCGCGGCGGCAATCCGGCGCACCGCCGACGCCCACCGCGACACCTGTGACCTTTCTCACGTGCGCACACCGCAGGCCACCGTGGTGATGGTGCGCTGGGGCGGCCCGCAGGACGACGTCGAGCATCTGGTGCTCTCCGACTCGGCACTGCTGCTGGAGTCGCCCGACGGCCAGGTGCGGGCCGTGCTGGACGACCGCATCGACCGGCTGCCGCGGGAACAGCTGCGGACGCACGCCACGGCCGACCTCCTGCGCAATGCGGAGGGCGGGTTCTTCACCGCCGCGGCCGACCCGGCCGTGGCCGCCCGCGCGGTGACCGGCCGGACGCCCCGGTCCGAGGTCCGCGCGGTGGCCGCGCTGACGGACGGCGCCTCCCGGTGGGTCGACATGTTCGCCGAGGGGAGCTGGACCGAGTGCGTGGCGCTGCTGCGCAAGGAGGGGCCGCAGGGCCTGATCGACCGGGTCCGGACCATCGAGGCGGCGGCGGAGGAGCTTACG
- a CDS encoding carbohydrate ABC transporter permease, giving the protein MGRLRLPVLLVLVAFVTMAPFAVMVLVAFAPPEGSTLPGALDITRATWQNFTDVLEGADVTQWAVNSLIYSLVSVVLILLFSSMAGYAFAKKRFPGREVLFWAFLATLMVPFQATLIPYYILVSKMGGVDTYWGLIVPTLANSQAVFLMRQFMYQLPDELFEAAKIDGASEWRIYTTIVIPLIRPILATLGVFVFLWHWNDFLWPLVIGQSSDMRTLTVGLATLAGQDVTINQIMAGATITVIPCLLVFGLLQRYLTDSIATSGLKS; this is encoded by the coding sequence ATGGGCCGCCTGAGACTGCCCGTGCTGCTGGTCCTGGTCGCCTTCGTCACCATGGCGCCCTTCGCGGTCATGGTGCTCGTCGCGTTCGCCCCGCCGGAGGGCTCGACGCTGCCCGGGGCCCTGGACATCACCCGCGCCACCTGGCAGAACTTCACCGACGTCCTGGAGGGTGCCGACGTCACCCAGTGGGCGGTGAACTCGCTGATCTACTCACTCGTGTCGGTCGTGCTCATCCTGCTGTTCTCGTCGATGGCCGGGTACGCCTTCGCCAAGAAGCGCTTCCCCGGCCGCGAGGTGCTGTTCTGGGCGTTCCTGGCCACCCTGATGGTGCCGTTCCAGGCGACGCTGATCCCGTACTACATCCTGGTGTCGAAGATGGGCGGGGTGGACACCTACTGGGGACTGATCGTGCCGACGCTCGCGAACTCCCAGGCGGTGTTCCTGATGCGGCAGTTCATGTACCAGCTGCCCGACGAGCTGTTCGAGGCCGCGAAGATCGACGGGGCGTCGGAGTGGCGCATCTACACCACCATCGTGATCCCGCTGATCCGGCCGATCCTCGCCACCCTCGGTGTCTTCGTCTTCCTGTGGCACTGGAACGACTTCCTCTGGCCTCTCGTCATCGGCCAGTCCTCGGACATGCGCACCCTCACGGTGGGGCTCGCCACGCTCGCCGGCCAGGACGTCACCATCAACCAGATCATGGCCGGAGCGACGATCACGGTGATCCCCTGTCTGCTCGTCTTCGGGCTGCTCCAGCGCTATCTGACGGACTCGATCGCCACCTCCGGCCTCAAGTCGTGA
- a CDS encoding carbohydrate ABC transporter permease: protein MSEAATGKALPRTTEAHESVAPRPGRRQGRRREALVGFAFIAPMLVLFIVFRFGPTIGAAFLSLTDYRLSGEWEFIGARNYTRLFGDALFWESLGVTAIYTAVYVPMTVLLALGTAVLLHRTVWMRGFFRGVFFLPYVTSIVLAAVIWKWIYEVDDGLLNAALGAISLGPVDFLGDDNLVLPSIAATAAWKGFGYTMLILLAGLQSIPREVTEAATVDGASAWQRFRWVTLPMLRPVLFFVLVIEAIQAFQVFDAMYVMTGGGPVRASYSLVYFLYDSGFKYFDFGYASAVGLMLFVVVLVFSLIQRRLIGREVD, encoded by the coding sequence TTGAGCGAGGCGGCCACGGGCAAGGCCCTCCCGCGCACCACCGAAGCGCACGAGAGCGTCGCGCCCCGGCCCGGACGGCGTCAGGGGCGGCGGCGCGAGGCTCTCGTGGGCTTCGCGTTCATCGCCCCGATGCTGGTGCTGTTCATCGTCTTCCGGTTCGGGCCGACGATCGGCGCCGCCTTCCTCTCGCTCACCGACTACCGGCTCAGCGGCGAGTGGGAGTTCATCGGCGCCCGGAACTACACCCGGCTGTTCGGCGACGCCCTGTTCTGGGAGAGCCTCGGCGTCACCGCGATCTACACCGCGGTCTACGTCCCGATGACGGTGCTCCTCGCCCTCGGCACGGCCGTGCTGCTGCACCGCACGGTCTGGATGCGGGGCTTCTTCCGCGGGGTGTTCTTCCTGCCGTACGTCACCAGCATCGTGCTGGCCGCCGTCATCTGGAAGTGGATCTACGAGGTCGACGACGGCCTGCTGAACGCCGCGCTCGGCGCAATCTCACTGGGACCCGTGGACTTCCTCGGCGACGATAACCTCGTCCTGCCCTCCATCGCCGCCACGGCGGCCTGGAAGGGCTTCGGTTACACCATGCTGATCCTGCTGGCCGGGCTCCAGTCCATCCCCCGTGAGGTGACCGAGGCGGCCACCGTCGACGGCGCGAGCGCCTGGCAGCGCTTCCGCTGGGTGACGCTGCCGATGCTGCGGCCGGTGCTGTTCTTCGTCCTCGTCATCGAGGCGATCCAGGCCTTCCAGGTCTTCGACGCGATGTACGTGATGACCGGCGGCGGCCCCGTCCGCGCCAGCTACTCGCTCGTCTACTTTCTCTACGACTCGGGCTTCAAGTACTTCGACTTCGGCTACGCCAGCGCGGTCGGCCTGATGCTCTTCGTCGTGGTCCTGGTCTTCTCGCTCATCCAGCGCCGGCTCATCGGCAGAGAGGTGGACTGA
- a CDS encoding roadblock/LC7 domain-containing protein produces the protein MTATGTFGLSSEARNLHWLLGNLVEEVPGVRSVAVVSSDGLLLLSSDPAQNAASAAAPRREGPRGSSADLATIVSGIGSLTIGAARLMDGGGVKQTMVAMEEASVFVMSISDGSLLGVQADADSDMSVVAYHMGMFVGRAGHVLTPELRSELRQSLEGSQ, from the coding sequence TTGACTGCGACCGGGACGTTCGGCCTGAGCAGTGAAGCCCGCAATCTGCACTGGTTGCTGGGCAATCTCGTGGAAGAGGTGCCGGGCGTGCGCTCGGTCGCCGTCGTCTCGTCGGACGGACTGCTGCTCCTGTCCTCCGACCCGGCACAGAACGCCGCCTCCGCCGCGGCCCCCCGCCGGGAGGGTCCGCGGGGCTCCAGCGCCGACCTCGCCACCATCGTGTCGGGCATCGGCAGCCTCACCATCGGCGCCGCCCGGCTGATGGACGGCGGCGGTGTGAAACAGACCATGGTCGCCATGGAGGAGGCCAGCGTCTTCGTCATGTCGATCAGCGACGGCTCGCTGCTCGGCGTCCAGGCCGACGCCGACTCCGACATGTCCGTCGTCGCCTACCACATGGGCATGTTCGTCGGCCGCGCCGGACACGTCCTCACCCCCGAACTCCGCAGCGAACTGCGCCAGTCGTTGGAGGGCTCCCAGTGA